A single window of Nicotiana sylvestris chromosome 5, ASM39365v2, whole genome shotgun sequence DNA harbors:
- the LOC138869166 gene encoding uncharacterized protein, with protein MEKNADSDAELASHNTSIRNLEVQLGKISQVLNTHPKGAPPSDTVVKPKGGNNTRHAMVITIRNRKEEVNPSRENIVDILESVVQKAKGQMPRPPPPYPQRLAKKNGENQFKNFIHMMKSLSINVPLVEGLEQMPGYAKFMKDLEDPDTSTIPCTIGNAEFAKDICDLGPSTSLMRYSVFKTLGIGQPRPTSMRLQMVDRTMKKPLGVIDDMLVRADKFILPADFVILDCEVDYEVGSTLAVLQKRNKAIGWTLADIRGISHAFVMHNINLEEGAKPSIEHQRTLNEAIQEVVKKEIIKWLDVGVVYPFSIVRGLLWFNVTQRNGA; from the exons atggagaagaatgccgaCTCCGATGCAGAACTAGCTTCACACAACACATCAATTCGCAACTTGGAAGTTCAACTAGGGAAAATCTCTCAAGTTCTAAACACTCATCCTAAGGGGGCACCGCCAAGTGACACGGTGGTCAaaccaaagggtgggaacaacacgAGACATGCCATGGTCATTACTATAAGGAACAGAAAAG AggaagtgaacccgtctagggagaacattgttgacatattggaatCGGTAGTGCAAAAGGCTAAGGGACAAATGCCTaggcctcctcctccatatcctcaaaggcttgctaAGAAAAATGGCGAGAATCAATTCAAAAATTTCATTCACATGATGAAGAGTCTATCTATCAATGTGCCATTGGTTGAAGGTTTGGAGCAAATGCCCGGTTATGCAAAGtttatgaaggacttg GAAGATCCCGACACTTCCACAATTCCTTGTACCATTGGAAATGCCGAATTTGCTAAAGATATTTGTGATCTTGGGCCAAGTACCAGTTTGATGCGTTATtcggttttcaagactttgggaattgggcaaccaagacccacatctatgagattacaaatggtcGATCGCACCATGAAGAAACCGTTGGGAGTGATTGATGACATGTTAGTTCGTGCtgataaattcattcttccagcagattttgttattcttgattgtgaggttgactatgag gtaggtTCTACATTGGCAGTGCTACAAAAGAGGAATAAGGCtattggatggacattggcggatattcggggaataagccatGCATTTGTCATGCACAATATTAACTTGGAGGAAGGTgccaaaccatctattgaacatcaaaggacACTCAATGAAGCTATACAGGAGGTTGTCAAAAAAgagatcatcaagtggttggatgtcggggttgtttaCCCATTTtcgatagttcgtggacttctctggTTCAATGTGACCCAAAGAAATGGGGCATGA